The following are encoded together in the Arcobacter aquimarinus genome:
- the hypB gene encoding hydrogenase nickel incorporation protein HypB — protein sequence MCKDCGCVIAGQENNHHHHHDHDHSHEHSHSHNHSASHQAAHETLHHNPQLNDAKTISVIQKILDKNDHEAAHNRAHFDNHKVLGINLMSSPGSGKTTLLENIADMVDFKFAVVEGDLETSRDADRLKAKGINAVQIQTGSACHLDAFMVHKGLHDISLDGIDVCFVENVGNLVCPASYDVGTHLNIVLVSVPEGEDKIAKYPVMFRSADLILITKTDLLPYFDYDIEKEKMEARKLKPNVDILEVNIKDKQSLQNVIDWINFKRKMR from the coding sequence ATGTGTAAAGATTGCGGCTGTGTAATAGCAGGACAAGAAAATAATCACCATCATCATCACGACCATGACCATAGTCATGAACATTCTCACTCTCATAATCATAGTGCATCTCACCAAGCAGCACATGAAACACTTCATCATAATCCTCAACTAAATGATGCAAAAACAATCTCAGTTATTCAAAAAATTTTAGATAAAAATGACCATGAAGCAGCTCACAATAGAGCGCATTTTGATAATCATAAAGTTTTAGGAATAAATCTGATGAGTAGTCCTGGAAGTGGGAAAACTACACTTTTAGAAAATATTGCTGATATGGTAGATTTTAAATTTGCAGTTGTTGAGGGTGATTTAGAAACTTCAAGAGATGCAGATAGATTAAAAGCAAAAGGAATAAATGCAGTTCAAATACAAACAGGAAGTGCTTGTCATCTTGATGCGTTTATGGTTCATAAAGGTTTACACGATATCTCTTTAGATGGTATTGATGTTTGTTTTGTGGAAAATGTAGGAAATCTAGTATGTCCAGCATCTTATGATGTGGGAACTCACTTAAATATCGTTCTTGTTTCAGTTCCAGAAGGAGAAGATAAAATAGCTAAATATCCAGTTATGTTTAGAAGTGCTGATTTAATACTTATTACAAAAACAGATTTACTTCCATATTTTGATTATGATATTGAAAAAGAGAAAATGGAAGCTAGAAAATTAAAACCAAATGTTGATATTTTAGAAGTAAATATCAAAGATAAACAATCACTTCAAAATGTAATTGATTGGATTAATTTCAAAAGAAAGATGAGATAG
- a CDS encoding energy-coupling factor ABC transporter ATP-binding protein gives MSCSVNLREISYKNDEKEIFKNINLNLGHEEKIAIIGSNGSGKSTLLKIIAGLINPSEGYVEIFHSKINNLKEFKTYRNDIAYLPQDVTNHFLCPTVIEDVIFSLRAKGVSKEEALIQGNEILEELKITHLKDRIIFDLSGGEQKIVALAGLLILKPKILLLDEPTNALDEQSEKRIIEILNSIKKSMIIVSHHRSFIESLTSTVYRLDEEFTKL, from the coding sequence ATGAGTTGTTCAGTTAATTTAAGAGAAATATCTTATAAAAATGATGAAAAAGAGATATTTAAAAATATAAATTTAAATTTAGGACATGAAGAAAAAATAGCAATAATTGGTTCAAATGGAAGTGGTAAAAGTACACTTTTAAAAATCATAGCAGGACTGATAAACCCAAGTGAAGGCTATGTGGAAATTTTTCATAGTAAAATAAATAATCTAAAAGAGTTTAAAACTTATAGAAATGATATAGCTTATCTTCCTCAAGATGTAACAAATCATTTTTTATGTCCAACAGTTATAGAAGATGTGATTTTTTCATTAAGAGCAAAGGGAGTTTCAAAAGAAGAGGCCTTAATTCAAGGTAATGAAATTTTAGAAGAGCTAAAAATAACACACTTAAAAGATAGAATAATTTTTGATTTAAGTGGCGGAGAACAAAAAATAGTTGCACTTGCTGGATTACTAATACTAAAACCAAAAATCCTACTTTTAGATGAACCTACAAATGCTTTAGATGAACAAAGTGAAAAAAGAATAATTGAAATTCTAAATTCAATAAAAAAATCAATGATTATAGTATCTCATCATAGAAGTTTTATAGAGAGTTTGACTTCAACTGTTTATAGATTGGATGAAGAATTTACAAAATTATAA
- a CDS encoding energy-coupling factor transporter transmembrane component T, producing MTKEAISLITAFLYSILVAFFQLNYFVLFPIFIVLIKEKDYIFNIFKKLFFLNFFIIVLVLFVLFQNKAEAIELFIRTNLILLFSISLFYKSKGYDIVRALDSLKFPSKLVSVFYFTISLIDYLLIDLKKTKNSLKARGFRANTSMFTYQTYGNIFAMIFIKALKKSEDMKYSMNARGFVDKIYFLNSSNIGFLDKFLFFSVVIILLKVVYELFS from the coding sequence ATGACAAAAGAAGCAATATCTCTAATAACTGCTTTTTTATACTCTATTTTGGTAGCTTTTTTTCAGTTGAATTATTTTGTTTTATTTCCTATTTTTATAGTTTTGATAAAAGAAAAAGATTATATTTTTAATATTTTTAAAAAACTATTTTTTTTAAATTTTTTTATTATTGTTTTGGTTTTATTTGTTCTTTTTCAAAATAAAGCAGAAGCTATAGAGCTTTTTATTAGAACAAATTTAATACTTTTATTTAGTATTTCTCTTTTTTATAAATCAAAGGGTTATGATATTGTAAGAGCATTGGATTCTTTGAAATTTCCTTCTAAGTTAGTTAGTGTTTTTTACTTTACTATTTCACTTATTGATTATTTACTTATTGATTTAAAAAAAACAAAAAATAGTTTAAAAGCAAGGGGATTTAGAGCTAATACTTCTATGTTTACTTATCAAACTTATGGAAATATTTTTGCGATGATTTTTATAAAAGCTTTAAAAAAATCAGAAGATATGAAATATAGTATGAATGCAAGAGGATTTGTAGATAAAATCTATTTTTTAAATAGTTCAAATATTGGATTTTTAGATAAATTTTTGTTTTTTAGTGTGGTTATTATTTTATTAAAGGTTGTTTATGAGTTGTTCAGTTAA
- the cbiM gene encoding cobalt transporter CbiM, which yields MHISDGVLGLETTIIVSAVSALALFKAIKELKNEDISLTAVASAMFFIASFIHIPFGVTQIHLILLGVIGILISWSSFVAIFVALLLQALLLGYGGISSLGVNLFIMAAPAVIIYYLYNLQIVKKLNEKIKFFLVGFLGTFFATLFLTLILYFSKEEFNYAAFSIFSVNIITMIIEGIVSMFLLLFIKKVYPKILKV from the coding sequence ATGCATATATCTGATGGTGTTTTAGGTTTAGAGACTACTATTATTGTAAGTGCTGTTTCAGCACTTGCACTTTTTAAAGCTATAAAAGAGTTGAAAAATGAAGATATTTCACTTACAGCAGTAGCTAGTGCTATGTTTTTTATAGCTTCATTTATTCATATACCTTTTGGTGTTACTCAAATACATCTTATACTTTTAGGTGTTATTGGAATACTTATTTCTTGGAGTAGTTTTGTAGCTATTTTTGTGGCATTACTTTTACAAGCTTTACTTTTAGGATATGGTGGTATATCAAGTCTTGGAGTAAATCTATTTATAATGGCAGCACCTGCTGTGATAATTTATTATTTATATAATTTACAAATAGTAAAAAAATTAAATGAGAAAATAAAGTTTTTTTTAGTAGGTTTTTTAGGTACATTTTTTGCTACGTTATTTTTAACTTTAATATTATACTTTTCAAAAGAAGAGTTTAATTATGCGGCTTTTAGTATCTTTTCGGTTAATATTATAACTATGATTATAGAAGGGATTGTAAGTATGTTTTTACTTCTATTTATCAAAAAAGTCTATCCAAAAATTTTGAAGGTTTGA
- a CDS encoding DUF4198 domain-containing protein — protein MKKIATLTLGLAVLANAHFLTFLPSSDNISDKSKTKIDFDISFIHPFEQSGMTMEKPKLYLNSLDKTLSLNETKKFDHKAWNSSYDIKTPGVYKFFVQPQPYFEPSEEKFISHVPKVVISSFGLEDGWDEPVGLKYEIIPMVKPFALYAGNLFQGKVLHNGKPAINTEVEVELYNEFGLEAASDAHITQVVKTDDNGVFSFVMNHKGWWGFAALIEEGELKHTDGKMYVIENGALMWVKAY, from the coding sequence ATGAAAAAAATAGCAACATTAACTTTAGGATTGGCAGTTTTAGCAAATGCACACTTTTTAACATTTTTGCCAAGTAGTGACAACATTTCAGATAAGAGTAAAACAAAAATAGATTTTGATATTTCATTTATTCACCCTTTTGAGCAAAGTGGAATGACAATGGAAAAACCAAAATTATATTTAAATAGTTTAGATAAAACTCTAAGTTTAAACGAAACAAAAAAGTTTGACCATAAAGCTTGGAATAGTTCTTATGATATAAAAACTCCAGGAGTTTATAAGTTTTTTGTACAACCACAACCATATTTTGAACCTTCAGAAGAAAAATTTATTTCACATGTTCCAAAAGTAGTTATCAGTTCTTTTGGTCTTGAAGATGGTTGGGATGAGCCAGTTGGATTAAAATATGAGATTATTCCTATGGTAAAACCATTTGCACTTTATGCTGGGAATTTATTTCAAGGGAAAGTTTTACATAATGGAAAACCTGCAATTAATACAGAAGTAGAAGTAGAATTATATAATGAATTTGGTTTAGAAGCTGCCAGTGATGCACATATAACGCAAGTTGTAAAAACAGATGATAATGGAGTTTTTTCATTTGTTATGAATCATAAAGGTTGGTGGGGATTTGCAGCACTAATAGAAGAGGGTGAGTTAAAACACACTGATGGAAAAATGTACGTAATCGAAAATGGTGCCTTAATGTGGGTAAAAGCTTACTAA